The Mesorhizobium sp. M3A.F.Ca.ET.080.04.2.1 genome contains the following window.
GGATATCGGCCAATCGCCACGGTCTGCGATTGGGTCAGCCAAAATCCCCGTGCTCAGCAACGAGAACGTCATGAAAGAAATCTCCTGCAAGCTGCTCGTCGTCGGTGCCGGTCCAGGCGGTTATGTCTGCGCCATCCGCGCCGGCCAGCTGGGCGTCGACACCGTCATCGTCGAGGTTGGCAAGCCGGGCGGCACCTGCCTCAATGTCGGCTGCATCCCGTCCAAGGCGCTCATCCATGCGGCGGAAGAGTTCGACAGAATCGCGCATCTGGCGGGGGCACAGAGCCCGCTCGGCATCGCGGTGGCCACGCCGGCGCTGGATCTGGCGCGGACGATCAGCTGGAAAGACGGTATCGTTAGCCGGCTCACCAGCGGCGTCGCGGGGCTATTGAAAAAGGCCAAGGTCAAGACCGTGCATGGCTGGGCGACGTTCCGGGACGGCAAGAGCGTCGTGGTCGAGACCGAGACCGGGACCCAAATCATCCGCGCCGAGACGGTGGTGATTGCCACCGGCTCGGCTTCGGTCGCCTTGCCGGATCTGCCCTTCGGCGGACCGGTCATCTCGTCGACCGAAGCGCTGGCGCTCAGCGAAGTGCCGGGCAAGCTCGTCGTGGTCGGCGGCGGCTATATCGGGCTCGAGCTCGGCATGGCCTTTGCCAAGATGGGCGCCAAGGTCACTGTGGTCGAGGCGTTGCCGCGCGTGCTGGCGCAGTATGACGCCGAGCTGACAAGGCCGGTGCTCAAGCGTCTGGGCGAACTCGGCGTCGAGGTGATGCAAGGCGCCAAGGCCAGGGGGCTGTCGACCAAAGGCGATGCGCTGCTTGTCGAGGCGGCCGACGGCAAGAACGCCAAACTCGCTACCGACAAGATCCTGATAACGGTCGGCCGCAAGCCGCTCACCGAGGGTTGGGGCCTGGAGCAGATCGACCTCGACATGGCGGGAAAATTCATTCGCATCGACGACCAGTGCCGCACCTCGA
Protein-coding sequences here:
- the lpdA gene encoding dihydrolipoyl dehydrogenase: MKEISCKLLVVGAGPGGYVCAIRAGQLGVDTVIVEVGKPGGTCLNVGCIPSKALIHAAEEFDRIAHLAGAQSPLGIAVATPALDLARTISWKDGIVSRLTSGVAGLLKKAKVKTVHGWATFRDGKSVVVETETGTQIIRAETVVIATGSASVALPDLPFGGPVISSTEALALSEVPGKLVVVGGGYIGLELGMAFAKMGAKVTVVEALPRVLAQYDAELTRPVLKRLGELGVEVMQGAKARGLSTKGDALLVEAADGKNAKLATDKILITVGRKPLTEGWGLEQIDLDMAGKFIRIDDQCRTSMRGIYAIGDVTGEPMLAHRAMAQGEMVAEIVAGHKRSWDRRAIPAICFTDPELVTAGLSPDEAKALAGEIKIGQFPFSANGRAMTKQGEDGFVRVVARADNHLVLGIQAVGQGVSELSAAFGLALEMGARLEDIAGTIHAHPTQGEGFQEAALKALGHALHI